The Niallia alba genome includes a window with the following:
- a CDS encoding response regulator transcription factor, protein MIRIVIAEDQRLLLGALGSLLDLEEDITVVGKANNGEEAIQLVKEKNPDICIMDIEMPAKTGLEAAEELMSHPCKVIILTTFARSGYFQRALKAGVSAYLLKDSPSDDLANSIRSVMEGRRIYAPELVDDVYKEENPLTEREKEVLMLVASGKNTKEIAQELSIKTGTVRNYISMILDKLEVKNRIEAITRFKEKGWFK, encoded by the coding sequence ATGATCCGCATTGTCATTGCTGAAGACCAACGCCTTCTTTTAGGGGCATTGGGTTCATTACTTGATCTGGAAGAGGATATCACGGTTGTCGGCAAAGCAAACAATGGTGAAGAAGCAATCCAGCTAGTCAAAGAGAAAAATCCTGATATTTGTATAATGGACATAGAAATGCCTGCTAAAACAGGTTTAGAAGCAGCTGAAGAACTGATGAGCCATCCGTGCAAGGTCATTATTTTAACTACCTTTGCCAGATCTGGCTATTTCCAGCGTGCATTGAAAGCTGGCGTATCGGCTTATTTGCTCAAGGATAGCCCAAGCGATGATTTGGCAAATAGCATCCGCAGTGTGATGGAAGGTAGAAGAATTTACGCACCAGAATTGGTTGATGATGTCTATAAAGAAGAAAATCCCCTTACAGAACGGGAAAAAGAAGTTCTTATGCTAGTTGCGAGCGGCAAAAACACAAAAGAAATTGCCCAAGAGCTATCCATTAAAACAGGAACCGTGCGTAACTATATCAGCATGATACTAGATAAACTAGAAGTAAAAAACCGAATAGAAGCCATCACCAGATTTAAGGAAAAAGGATGGTTTAAATGA
- a CDS encoding sensor histidine kinase, which translates to MIKRLEILKKSTGISPYIWTLLTILPFYFIFHASAAVDVIAGIILTILFFLFYRIAYLSKGWTIYLWPSLLIGISTIAIYAYSYVYFSFFLSYFIGNIKKRIPFFILYFIHLAVTTFAIYFKIIIGDSLLIKQLPFVLIIWFGVILLPLTIQNRKEKDQLQEKLEDANKRISDLVKLEERQRIARDLHDTLGQKLSLIGLKSDLARKLVYKDPEQARLELKDIQHASRTALNEVRKMVSEMRGIKLKDELLLVKKILGAAEISLTYDIASNLRVSAIAENIISMCLKEAVTNVVRHSHATACSISINQNKKETIMEIKDNGTTPFKKEDAHKGSGLAGMRERLDFINGTLEITANEGTIVKIAVPRDGKIIEKEDLL; encoded by the coding sequence ATGATAAAAAGATTAGAGATTTTAAAAAAAAGCACTGGCATTTCTCCTTATATTTGGACGTTGCTTACCATTTTGCCCTTTTATTTTATATTCCACGCCTCGGCAGCAGTTGATGTGATAGCTGGCATCATCCTAACCATTTTATTTTTTCTATTTTACAGAATCGCGTATCTTTCAAAAGGCTGGACAATTTATTTATGGCCATCCTTATTAATTGGGATATCTACTATCGCCATTTATGCATACAGCTATGTGTATTTTTCTTTTTTTCTTTCCTATTTTATCGGCAATATAAAAAAACGGATTCCCTTTTTTATCCTTTACTTTATACACTTAGCGGTTACAACATTCGCGATTTACTTCAAAATCATCATAGGTGATTCCTTGCTGATAAAGCAGCTTCCCTTTGTGCTAATCATCTGGTTTGGCGTTATTTTATTACCCTTGACCATCCAGAACCGTAAAGAGAAGGATCAGCTACAGGAAAAACTAGAAGATGCGAATAAGCGTATTTCCGATTTAGTAAAACTAGAAGAAAGACAGCGAATTGCCAGAGATCTTCATGATACTCTTGGACAAAAACTATCCCTTATTGGTTTAAAAAGTGATTTAGCAAGAAAGCTAGTTTATAAGGATCCAGAGCAAGCCCGACTGGAACTGAAAGATATTCAGCATGCTTCTAGAACAGCACTAAACGAAGTCAGAAAAATGGTCTCTGAAATGCGCGGCATAAAATTAAAAGACGAGCTCCTACTCGTAAAAAAAATATTAGGAGCGGCTGAGATCAGCCTAACTTACGATATAGCTTCCAATCTAAGAGTTTCAGCGATTGCAGAAAACATTATTAGCATGTGCTTAAAAGAAGCTGTTACAAATGTGGTTCGACATAGCCATGCTACTGCTTGCTCCATAAGCATCAACCAAAATAAAAAAGAAACAATCATGGAAATCAAAGATAATGGAACCACTCCTTTTAAGAAGGAAGATGCTCACAAAGGAAGCGGATTGGCGGGCATGAGAGAAAGATTGGATTTTATCAACGGCACTTTAGAAATTACCGCCAATGAGGGAACAATAGTAAAAATCGCCGTTCCACGGGATGGAAAAATAATAGAAAAGGAGGACTTATTATGA
- a CDS encoding fatty acid desaturase, with protein sequence MNIKNLKQLKTAVAPFEKSTVKASVWQLANTIVPFLLLWFIAYKSLSISYMLTLVFSIAAAGFLVRIFIIFHDCCHFSFFKNRKANKILGTITGILTLFPYSKWQHSHSIHHATSSNLDKRGVGDLWMMTIEEYENASLMVKIQYRLYRNPFIMFILGPIYEFLLANRFNRKGARSKERLNTYVTNISIVLLVVLLGTTLGWSSFLLVQLPIFLISGSVGVWLFYVQHTFEDTYFEEDKNWDYVKAAVEGSSFYRLPKWMQWLTGNIGYHHVHHLSPRVPNYNLEHVHQQTEPLQNVPTITLASSLRSLKFRLWDEKDKKFISFYEWKKQKKALSMSARSEMQ encoded by the coding sequence ATGAATATAAAAAACTTAAAACAATTGAAAACCGCTGTTGCGCCTTTTGAGAAATCCACTGTAAAGGCAAGTGTCTGGCAGCTTGCCAACACTATTGTGCCCTTTCTTTTACTCTGGTTTATTGCCTATAAAAGCTTGAGTATTTCATATATGTTAACCCTCGTGTTTTCAATAGCAGCGGCAGGATTTTTGGTGAGAATTTTTATCATCTTTCATGATTGTTGCCACTTTTCTTTCTTCAAGAACCGTAAGGCCAATAAGATTTTAGGAACAATTACTGGAATCTTAACCTTATTTCCCTATAGCAAATGGCAGCATAGCCATTCTATTCACCATGCAACAAGCAGCAACCTGGATAAGCGCGGAGTTGGCGATTTATGGATGATGACGATAGAGGAGTATGAAAATGCCTCTTTAATGGTAAAAATCCAATATCGTTTATACCGCAATCCGTTCATCATGTTTATATTAGGACCTATTTATGAATTCCTATTAGCTAATCGATTCAACCGTAAAGGAGCTAGATCGAAGGAAAGGTTAAATACGTATGTAACGAATATTTCTATCGTGCTATTAGTAGTTCTTCTTGGAACAACGCTTGGCTGGTCTTCTTTCTTACTCGTCCAGCTGCCGATCTTTCTTATTTCTGGATCTGTTGGGGTATGGCTGTTTTATGTGCAGCATACCTTTGAAGACACTTACTTTGAGGAAGATAAAAATTGGGATTACGTAAAGGCTGCAGTAGAAGGAAGCTCCTTCTATCGCCTTCCAAAATGGATGCAATGGCTGACTGGCAATATTGGCTACCATCATGTGCATCATTTAAGTCCGAGAGTGCCTAATTACAACTTAGAGCATGTCCATCAACAGACGGAGCCTCTTCAGAATGTTCCAACTATAACACTGGCAAGCAGTCTTCGTTCTTTAAAATTCCGTTTATGGGATGAAAAAGACAAAAAGTTTATCAGTTTTTATGAATGGAAAAAACAAAAGAAAGCTCTTTCTATGTCTGCAAGATCTGAAATGCAGTAA
- a CDS encoding Crp/Fnr family transcriptional regulator: MKEILMKYMEKYTTLKEEEQQAIIEEIVIKEFNKGTYLIKQGDFPTKHCFFVLKGCVRQYHVEVDGKEVTTNFFTEEQAIMLVNLEEAGQASNYSLNCLEDCVLVVADVESEQEVYQQYKGLESMTRRMREAYLIHAQHEYAKFIRSSPEERYKAIIQTRADLLQRVPQHQLASYLGITPESLSRIKKRMQ, encoded by the coding sequence ATGAAAGAAATCCTTATGAAATATATGGAGAAATATACAACGCTAAAGGAAGAAGAGCAGCAGGCGATTATAGAAGAGATAGTAATAAAGGAATTTAATAAGGGGACTTATTTAATTAAACAGGGAGATTTCCCGACTAAGCATTGTTTTTTTGTATTGAAAGGGTGTGTAAGGCAATACCATGTAGAGGTGGATGGAAAAGAAGTTACCACCAATTTTTTTACAGAAGAACAAGCAATTATGCTGGTTAATTTGGAAGAAGCGGGTCAAGCATCGAATTACTCCTTAAATTGTTTAGAAGACTGCGTATTGGTTGTTGCAGATGTTGAATCGGAACAAGAAGTGTACCAGCAATATAAGGGACTGGAATCTATGACCCGTCGTATGAGGGAAGCTTATCTAATTCATGCGCAACATGAATATGCAAAATTTATTCGTTCTTCCCCTGAAGAGCGCTATAAAGCAATCATTCAAACACGAGCAGATTTACTCCAACGTGTACCCCAACATCAATTGGCAAGCTACCTAGGTATAACCCCTGAGTCATTAAGCAGAATCAAAAAGCGAATGCAATAA